Proteins from a genomic interval of Symmachiella macrocystis:
- a CDS encoding transglutaminase family protein → MIRVALNHKSIYEYDRAVEMNPHVVRLRPAPHCRTPINSYSLRVLPGKHFLNWQQDPHSNHLARLIFNGETTLFEVEVDLVAEMTVVNPFDFFLEPDAEMFPFKYEESLAKDLLPFLHVHPAGPELTALFESVDMTPTKTIDFIVDLNRRLQQIVSYVVRLEHGVQTPEETLELGSGSCRDSAWLMVQLLRRLGLAARFVSGYLIQLKPDVESLDGPSGATEDFTDLHAWAEVYLPGAGWIGLDPTSGLLAGEGHIPLACTPEPINAAPITGSIGECEVTFRHEMTVTRVHEDPRVTKPYSDAEWQRIEATGHEVDELLNQGDVRLTMGGEPTFVSIDDMDGDEWKTAAIGPNKRRLAGNLISRLRERYADGGLIHYGQGKWYPGEPLPRWALTCMWRTDGQPMWDNTALLADPNQDYGHTVEHAEQFSAALAKRLDVNPEHIAPAYEDAMYYVWKERRLAVNTEVHKADLEDKEERARLARVFGQGLTAKVGCVLPLVHQWWNAQPRWLSGQWPVRPEQMFLVPGDSPMGLRLPLDSLPVEGPGDYVSVPVVPFEPSKQLPDFEFFRQNYSARLNSQSTRARTRDHALQPVGPGGELSESAENSSEDNSSPEEQPPHNDITRKEYESGIVRTAMCFEVRNGVLHVFMPPVDRLEDYLDLITAIEQTAAELEMPVIIEGYLPPSDYRLQHVKVTPDPGVIEVNVQPAENWPELVSIASGIYEDARLSRLGTEKFDVDGTHTGTGGGNHVVMGALTPADSPFLRRPDLLRSLVAYWHNHPSLSYLFSGRFIGPTSQAPRVDEGRGDATYELQIAFEQIPEKGPCPPWLVDRVFRHLLVDLTGNTHRAEFCIDKLYSPDSATGRLGLVEFRAFEMPPHWQMSLTQQLLLRALVARFWEKPYQAKLMDWYRSIHDRWMLPHFIRQDFNDVIEETAVAGISLDADWFAPHFEFRFPVIGEMEQMGISLELRTAVEPWYVLGEEPAGGATARYVDSSVQRLQVKARGMFDARHVITCNGRKVPLHPTGTAGEFVAGVRYRAWQPPNCLHPTIPVDEPLVFDVLDTWLGRSVGGCKYHVGHPGGRNPDDFPVNAYEAEGRRASRFFKMGHTGGATTIPDDEQNEVFPFTLDLRRNRVKV, encoded by the coding sequence ATGATACGCGTTGCACTGAACCACAAATCCATTTATGAGTACGATCGCGCCGTCGAGATGAACCCTCACGTCGTGCGACTGCGGCCCGCGCCGCATTGCCGTACGCCGATTAACAGCTATTCGCTGCGGGTACTCCCTGGCAAGCATTTTCTCAACTGGCAACAAGATCCTCACAGCAACCATTTGGCGCGGCTGATCTTCAATGGAGAGACCACGCTGTTCGAAGTGGAAGTCGATCTGGTCGCGGAGATGACGGTCGTTAATCCGTTCGATTTCTTTCTCGAACCGGATGCGGAAATGTTTCCATTCAAATATGAGGAATCGCTGGCTAAGGATCTGTTGCCATTCCTGCACGTTCATCCTGCGGGCCCGGAATTGACGGCGCTGTTCGAGTCGGTCGACATGACTCCGACGAAGACGATCGACTTCATTGTTGATCTGAACCGGCGTCTGCAACAGATCGTGAGTTACGTCGTCCGGTTGGAGCATGGCGTGCAAACCCCGGAGGAAACTTTAGAGTTGGGCAGCGGATCCTGCCGGGACAGTGCGTGGTTGATGGTTCAACTATTACGGCGATTGGGGTTGGCCGCACGCTTCGTCTCGGGATATTTGATTCAACTCAAGCCGGATGTCGAATCGCTGGATGGTCCCTCGGGCGCTACAGAGGACTTTACCGATCTGCATGCCTGGGCGGAGGTCTATCTACCGGGCGCCGGTTGGATTGGATTAGATCCTACGTCGGGTTTGTTGGCCGGCGAAGGCCACATTCCGCTGGCGTGTACGCCCGAACCCATCAATGCGGCGCCAATTACCGGATCCATCGGGGAATGCGAAGTCACATTCCGGCATGAGATGACCGTCACGCGCGTCCACGAAGACCCCCGCGTCACTAAACCGTATAGCGATGCTGAGTGGCAGCGGATCGAAGCGACCGGCCATGAGGTCGACGAACTGTTGAATCAAGGGGATGTGCGGCTGACCATGGGGGGCGAACCGACGTTTGTGTCGATCGACGACATGGATGGCGACGAATGGAAGACCGCCGCTATCGGGCCGAACAAACGCCGCCTCGCGGGCAATCTGATCAGTCGTTTGCGTGAACGCTATGCTGACGGAGGATTGATTCATTACGGACAGGGCAAATGGTATCCCGGCGAACCATTGCCCCGCTGGGCACTGACTTGCATGTGGAGAACGGACGGCCAACCGATGTGGGACAACACCGCACTGTTGGCTGATCCGAATCAAGACTACGGGCACACGGTCGAACATGCAGAACAGTTTTCGGCGGCGTTGGCGAAACGACTCGACGTCAATCCCGAACACATTGCGCCGGCGTACGAAGATGCCATGTATTATGTCTGGAAAGAGCGGCGGCTGGCGGTGAATACCGAAGTTCATAAAGCCGATTTGGAAGACAAAGAGGAACGCGCACGGTTGGCCCGCGTGTTTGGGCAGGGACTCACTGCAAAGGTGGGTTGTGTGCTGCCGTTGGTCCATCAATGGTGGAATGCTCAACCGCGCTGGTTGAGCGGTCAGTGGCCGGTCCGTCCCGAACAGATGTTTTTAGTCCCGGGTGATTCGCCCATGGGGCTACGTTTGCCGTTGGATTCGTTACCGGTTGAAGGGCCGGGGGACTATGTTTCGGTGCCGGTTGTTCCGTTTGAGCCTTCCAAACAACTTCCCGATTTCGAATTCTTTCGCCAAAACTACTCGGCCCGCCTCAATTCTCAATCGACTCGTGCACGGACGCGCGACCACGCGCTCCAGCCAGTCGGACCGGGAGGTGAACTCTCGGAATCCGCTGAGAATTCCTCAGAGGACAATTCGTCACCTGAGGAGCAGCCCCCCCACAACGACATCACGCGGAAAGAATACGAGAGCGGAATTGTCCGCACCGCTATGTGTTTTGAAGTACGCAACGGGGTTTTGCATGTGTTCATGCCTCCGGTGGACCGTTTGGAAGATTATCTCGATCTGATTACGGCGATCGAACAGACCGCCGCTGAACTTGAGATGCCGGTGATCATCGAGGGTTACTTGCCGCCGTCCGATTATCGGTTGCAACACGTGAAGGTCACGCCCGATCCGGGGGTGATCGAGGTGAATGTGCAACCGGCCGAGAATTGGCCGGAGTTGGTTTCCATCGCTTCGGGGATTTATGAGGATGCCCGTTTGTCGCGGTTGGGGACCGAAAAATTTGACGTCGATGGCACGCACACCGGTACGGGAGGCGGTAACCATGTGGTCATGGGGGCGCTGACACCGGCGGACAGTCCGTTTTTGCGGCGTCCCGATTTGCTGCGAAGCTTAGTGGCGTATTGGCACAATCATCCCTCGTTGTCGTATCTGTTTTCAGGGCGATTTATTGGTCCGACGAGCCAAGCGCCGCGGGTGGATGAAGGCCGCGGCGATGCGACTTACGAATTGCAGATCGCGTTCGAACAAATTCCGGAAAAGGGTCCCTGTCCCCCCTGGTTGGTCGACCGCGTTTTTCGGCATTTGCTGGTGGATCTGACTGGCAACACGCACCGCGCCGAGTTTTGCATCGACAAACTGTATTCGCCCGACAGTGCGACGGGACGCTTGGGATTAGTGGAGTTTCGCGCCTTTGAGATGCCCCCGCATTGGCAAATGAGTCTCACACAACAGTTGTTGTTGCGAGCATTGGTCGCACGGTTTTGGGAAAAACCTTATCAGGCGAAGCTGATGGACTGGTACCGCTCGATTCATGATCGCTGGATGTTGCCGCATTTCATTCGGCAGGATTTCAACGATGTGATTGAAGAAACAGCAGTGGCTGGGATTTCATTGGACGCGGATTGGTTTGCGCCGCACTTTGAGTTTCGTTTTCCGGTCATCGGTGAAATGGAGCAAATGGGGATTTCGCTGGAACTGCGGACCGCTGTGGAACCGTGGTACGTGCTGGGTGAAGAACCGGCTGGCGGCGCTACGGCCCGCTACGTCGATTCGTCCGTACAACGACTGCAGGTCAAGGCACGGGGCATGTTCGATGCGCGTCACGTGATCACGTGCAACGGACGCAAGGTGCCTTTGCATCCCACCGGCACAGCGGGCGAATTTGTGGCCGGTGTGCGGTATCGGGCTTGGCAACCACCGAATTGCCTCCATCCTACAATTCCTGTCGATGAGCCGTTGGTGTTCGATGTGTTGGATACATGGTTGGGCCGTTCGGTCGGTGGTTGTAAGTACCACGTCGGACATCCCGGCGGTCGGAATCCGGATGATTTCCCTGTCAATGCGTATGAAGCGGAGGGCCGCCGTGCTTCTCGGTTCTTTAAGATGGGGCATACCGGCGGAGCAACAACGATTCCAGACGACGAGCAGAACGAAGTGTTTCCGTTTACGCTTGACCTTCGCCGAAATCGCGTCAAAGTATAG
- a CDS encoding alpha-E domain-containing protein — MLSRVANSVYWLSRYIERAENVARFIDVNYNLTLGETDSLGNQWAPLVYTTGDQEPFEKRYGAPTRENVLKFLSFDEDNPNSIISCAAFARENARTIRESLPSVVWEQLNKFFFMVRTAAKVSSTLDQPQEFCERVRLASHLLVGATDATMSHGEAWHFLRLGRLLERADKTSRIVDVQYFILLPDAHDVGSALDVVRWSALLKSASALEMYRRQHGKIVPNRVADFLVLDRHFPRAMHFCLMKAQESLRNITGSTSGTFCNLAEQRMGQLCSAMDYTSVRDIVQHGLHQYIDDFQDRLNLVGAAISDDFFTTHQQRQARNAETSSQSQTQSS; from the coding sequence ATGCTGAGTCGCGTTGCGAATTCTGTGTATTGGTTGAGTCGTTATATTGAGCGGGCGGAAAACGTCGCCCGATTTATCGATGTGAACTACAACTTGACGTTGGGCGAGACCGATTCGCTTGGCAACCAGTGGGCGCCGTTGGTTTATACCACTGGTGACCAGGAGCCGTTTGAAAAAAGGTATGGGGCTCCGACGCGTGAAAATGTGTTGAAGTTTTTGTCGTTCGACGAGGACAACCCGAATTCGATCATCTCCTGTGCAGCGTTTGCCCGCGAAAATGCGCGGACGATTCGTGAGAGTCTGCCGTCAGTGGTTTGGGAACAACTCAACAAGTTTTTCTTTATGGTCCGCACAGCTGCCAAAGTCAGTTCGACATTGGACCAACCCCAGGAATTCTGCGAGCGGGTGCGCTTGGCAAGCCATTTGTTGGTGGGCGCGACCGATGCCACGATGTCACACGGCGAGGCTTGGCATTTCTTGCGGTTGGGGCGCTTATTGGAACGAGCCGACAAGACCTCACGGATTGTCGACGTGCAGTATTTTATTTTGTTACCCGATGCACACGACGTGGGGTCGGCGCTCGACGTGGTCCGTTGGTCGGCCTTGTTGAAATCGGCCAGTGCGCTGGAGATGTACCGTCGGCAACATGGCAAAATTGTTCCCAACCGGGTGGCGGATTTTCTGGTGCTGGATCGCCACTTTCCACGGGCGATGCATTTTTGCTTGATGAAAGCGCAGGAGTCGTTGCGGAATATCACGGGGAGTACATCGGGCACATTTTGCAATTTGGCCGAACAACGGATGGGGCAATTGTGTTCAGCGATGGATTACACGAGCGTGCGGGATATCGTCCAGCACGGACTGCATCAATATATCGACGACTTTCAGGACAGATTGAATCTCGTAGGCGCTGCTATTAGCGATGATTTTTTTACAACACACCAACAACGGCAGGCACGCAACGCCGAAACCTCAAGTCAATCACAAACACAATCGAGTTGA
- a CDS encoding MGH1-like glycoside hydrolase domain-containing protein, with product MPEAELNRLAAESRRETGANWKRWGPYLAERQWGTVREDYSSDGRPWLHFTHEEAVWRAYRWGEDGLLGITDRQCRLCFAIALWNGQDPILKERLFGLTGPEGNHGEDVKEAYYYLDSTPTHSYLKALYKYPQAEYPYQHLRSENAQRTRHDPEFELTETGVFDDGRYFDVQIEYAKAACEDILIWIVISNRGPEASPIHLLPTWWYRNTWSCGPTDEQPSVKPSLRQIDSNSLLAVHETLGEFQIHADAGPDQKPPGWMFTENETNTWRIDDPESRRPSCKDAFHLAVVEGIEGVVNPEPEGTKAAARYHAMVPAGGSVEFRLRMTATNQVPDQPFGKEFDRTFEQRIAEADAFSASLVDPGLSVDEQRVLRQANAGLLWTKQFYHYVIPRWLDGKSPPGQHTGPRTVRRNSDWGHLFNRDIISMPDKWEYPWYAAWDSAFHMIPFADLDPDFAKGQAILFLREWYMHPTGQIPAYEWNLSDVNPPVHAWACWRVYQITASLGDRDRIFLERVFQKLLLNFTWWVNRKDVRGKHVFTGGFLGLDNIGIFDRSKPLPTGGHLEQADGTAWMAYYCSSMLSIAFDLAEDNPAYEDMASKFFEHYVSIAEAMNSLDGTGLWDETDGFYYDHLHLDGHSMPLRIRSIVGLIPLLTVDVIYDRVLDQLPGFRKRMDWFLNHRPDLSNFMTYMERGDPNQDGNGLRLLAIPTRERLSRLLWYLLNEDEFLSPYGVRSLSKYHEEHPFEYDLNGEKLRVQYLSGESDSGLFGGNSNWRGPVWFPLNYLLIEALERYHQFYGETLRVECPTRSGRYMNLRQVADEIRKRLAKLFLADSEGDRPCYTRGERFLNDPHWRDLVLFYEYFDAETGKGLGASHQTGWTALISPILKTLASRRELD from the coding sequence ATGCCTGAAGCGGAATTGAATCGACTGGCCGCTGAATCGCGGCGTGAAACCGGTGCGAACTGGAAACGGTGGGGGCCTTATCTCGCAGAACGGCAATGGGGCACCGTCCGCGAAGATTACTCCAGTGACGGCAGGCCCTGGCTGCATTTTACCCATGAAGAGGCGGTTTGGCGGGCTTACCGTTGGGGCGAGGATGGGCTGCTGGGGATCACCGACCGGCAATGCCGACTCTGCTTTGCCATCGCTCTATGGAATGGTCAGGATCCGATCCTCAAGGAACGTCTGTTTGGCTTGACCGGACCGGAGGGGAATCACGGCGAGGACGTCAAAGAGGCCTATTATTACCTTGATTCTACGCCGACGCATTCTTACCTCAAAGCATTGTACAAGTATCCGCAGGCAGAATATCCCTACCAGCATTTGCGGTCAGAAAACGCACAGCGCACACGACACGATCCGGAATTCGAACTGACGGAGACGGGGGTCTTCGACGACGGTCGTTATTTCGATGTGCAGATCGAATACGCCAAAGCGGCGTGCGAAGACATTCTTATTTGGATTGTGATATCGAATCGCGGGCCGGAGGCTTCCCCAATCCATCTGTTGCCGACATGGTGGTATCGCAATACGTGGTCCTGTGGGCCAACCGATGAACAGCCAAGCGTGAAGCCGAGCCTGCGCCAAATCGACAGCAACAGCCTATTGGCCGTGCATGAGACGTTGGGCGAGTTCCAGATTCATGCAGATGCCGGACCGGACCAGAAGCCGCCCGGTTGGATGTTTACGGAAAACGAAACCAATACGTGGCGGATCGATGACCCGGAAAGCCGTCGTCCCTCTTGTAAGGACGCCTTCCACTTAGCCGTGGTGGAGGGAATCGAAGGCGTGGTGAATCCTGAGCCAGAGGGGACCAAAGCGGCGGCACGGTACCACGCGATGGTCCCGGCAGGCGGATCTGTAGAGTTCCGCTTGCGGATGACAGCGACGAATCAGGTTCCAGACCAACCATTTGGCAAAGAATTCGACCGCACGTTTGAGCAGCGAATTGCCGAAGCGGATGCATTTTCGGCATCGCTGGTGGACCCGGGACTGTCAGTCGACGAGCAGCGCGTTTTACGCCAAGCCAATGCGGGGCTGCTGTGGACCAAGCAGTTCTATCATTATGTCATCCCCCGTTGGCTGGATGGAAAGAGCCCGCCGGGGCAGCATACCGGACCGCGGACCGTTCGCCGTAATAGCGATTGGGGGCACCTATTCAATCGCGACATCATTTCGATGCCGGACAAATGGGAATACCCCTGGTATGCCGCCTGGGATTCCGCGTTCCACATGATTCCGTTCGCCGATTTGGACCCGGATTTCGCCAAGGGGCAGGCGATCCTATTTTTGCGTGAATGGTATATGCACCCGACGGGGCAGATTCCGGCATACGAATGGAATCTGAGCGACGTTAATCCTCCCGTGCACGCCTGGGCCTGCTGGCGGGTGTATCAGATTACGGCGAGTCTGGGAGACCGGGACCGTATCTTTTTGGAACGGGTGTTTCAAAAGCTATTGCTGAATTTTACCTGGTGGGTCAACCGCAAGGATGTTCGCGGCAAACATGTCTTTACCGGCGGTTTTCTCGGACTGGACAACATCGGGATCTTCGATCGGTCCAAGCCATTGCCGACGGGCGGGCACTTGGAGCAGGCCGACGGGACGGCTTGGATGGCCTATTACTGTTCCAGCATGTTGTCGATCGCGTTTGATTTGGCGGAAGATAATCCGGCCTACGAGGATATGGCTTCGAAGTTTTTTGAGCATTATGTTTCGATCGCCGAAGCGATGAATTCGCTGGATGGGACGGGGCTGTGGGATGAGACCGACGGTTTTTACTATGACCATTTGCATTTGGATGGTCACAGCATGCCCTTGCGGATTCGTTCGATTGTTGGTTTGATTCCGCTATTGACCGTCGATGTGATTTACGACCGCGTTCTTGATCAGTTGCCAGGGTTCCGCAAGCGGATGGATTGGTTCCTGAACCATCGTCCCGATCTCTCGAACTTTATGACCTATATGGAACGGGGCGATCCGAACCAGGATGGCAATGGGTTGCGATTGTTGGCAATTCCGACACGGGAACGGTTATCGCGGCTGTTATGGTATTTGCTCAACGAAGATGAGTTTCTCTCTCCCTACGGAGTGCGGTCGCTTTCGAAATATCATGAGGAGCATCCCTTCGAATACGATTTGAACGGTGAAAAACTGCGCGTGCAGTATTTGTCCGGCGAGTCGGACAGTGGGTTGTTCGGCGGCAATTCCAACTGGCGAGGTCCCGTTTGGTTTCCGTTGAATTATCTTCTCATCGAAGCATTGGAGCGGTATCATCAGTTCTACGGAGAGACTTTACGGGTTGAATGTCCTACGCGTTCCGGTCGATATATGAATTTGCGGCAGGTAGCGGATGAGATCCGCAAGCGGTTGGCGAAGCTGTTCTTGGCGGATTCAGAAGGGGATCGTCCTTGTTATACGCGGGGGGAACGATTCCTGAATGATCCACATTGGCGCGACTTGGTTCTGTTCTATGAGTACTTCGACGCCGAGACCGGCAAGGGACTGGGCGCGAGTCATCAGACAGGCTGGACGGCGTTGATTTCCCCGATCCTAAAGACTTTGGCGAGTCGTCGAGAACTCGATTAG
- a CDS encoding potassium channel family protein → MGSEASAPYVAPISPFLRKSGPFRKIVTGMALFLAICVIAITGYVAAGWGLADSIYMVIITIFGVGYGEVHPIDSPGLRALTIMVIIAGYGAVIYTVGGFMQMLVDGELNQALGARKMAKEIERLKGHTIICGVGRMGSILARDLYAAQKPFVIIDSDERRRHAAEAQGYRVINGDATEEYILEQAGIRHAAVLATVLSADTTNVFVTITAREMNPDVLIIARGENPRTEKKLLGCGANRVVLPTAIGATKVAQLIIRPTAENMLEQITHQSSMQEELGHIGLQFDELAIGPGSVMENKPLSDIEVRGNHGFLIVGVRHADGSLALNVSTDTKLVQGDVVIVLGYKSDIPQLAAKVSAKTNVLTYRGVSVQT, encoded by the coding sequence GTGGGATCCGAAGCCTCCGCGCCCTATGTCGCACCGATATCGCCTTTCTTGCGGAAGTCGGGACCGTTTCGCAAGATCGTTACGGGAATGGCTTTGTTCTTGGCGATTTGCGTGATTGCGATCACGGGCTACGTGGCGGCGGGCTGGGGTCTGGCAGATTCGATTTACATGGTGATTATCACCATCTTCGGCGTCGGTTACGGCGAAGTGCACCCGATTGATTCGCCGGGTCTGAGGGCGCTGACGATTATGGTCATCATCGCCGGTTACGGCGCGGTGATTTATACCGTCGGCGGGTTCATGCAGATGCTGGTCGACGGAGAACTGAATCAGGCTTTGGGAGCGCGGAAAATGGCCAAAGAAATCGAACGATTGAAAGGCCACACGATCATTTGTGGCGTGGGGCGTATGGGCTCGATTCTGGCCCGCGACCTGTACGCTGCTCAGAAACCGTTTGTGATCATCGACTCTGACGAACGGCGGCGGCATGCGGCCGAAGCCCAAGGCTATCGGGTGATCAACGGAGACGCCACGGAAGAATATATTCTTGAACAAGCCGGCATTCGCCATGCAGCGGTTTTGGCGACCGTACTCTCGGCTGACACCACAAACGTCTTTGTGACGATCACCGCCCGGGAGATGAATCCTGACGTATTGATCATCGCTCGGGGTGAAAACCCCCGCACTGAGAAAAAGTTGTTGGGCTGCGGCGCCAACCGAGTGGTCTTGCCGACGGCCATCGGTGCGACTAAAGTTGCGCAACTGATTATTCGGCCTACTGCAGAGAACATGCTGGAGCAAATCACTCATCAAAGCAGCATGCAGGAGGAGTTGGGGCACATCGGGTTGCAATTTGACGAGCTGGCGATCGGTCCCGGCTCTGTCATGGAAAACAAACCGCTCAGTGATATCGAGGTTCGCGGGAACCACGGTTTCCTGATCGTGGGAGTGCGGCATGCCGACGGTTCGCTGGCGCTGAACGTCAGCACGGATACCAAATTGGTACAAGGGGACGTCGTGATTGTGCTGGGGTATAAATCGGATATTCCGCAATTGGCGGCGAAAGTCTCCGCCAAAACAAACGTGCTTACCTACCGAGGCGTTTCGGTGCAGACTTAA
- a CDS encoding circularly permuted type 2 ATP-grasp protein, whose product MRLASYQSKGVFDEMFAPNGQPRASGAQFVERLQTLSDGSLQQRQKAAELSLENMGITFNVYGHAAGTEKVWPFDLLPRIIDATEWAMVEKGLQQRIRALNFFVNDVYNEQKIFKDGLVPEELVLSSKTLRKQCQGFQPPQGVWCHITGVDLIRDNDGQIYVLEDNLRCPSGVSYVLENREMMKRTFAHVFQGMSVAPIEDYSEQLLQTLLDCAPEGISEPTAVVLTPGIYNSAYFEHTFLAQQMGVELVQGSDLVVENGYVHMNTTRGLRRVDVIYRRIDDDFLDAKCFRKDSTLGVDHLMDVYREGRVTLANAPGTGVADDKAVYAYVPEIIKYYLGEDAILPNVPTFLCSVEKQRKHVLANLDKLVVKPTNESGGYGILMGPQASQAERDKTAEAIRANPREWIAQPMLKLSTVPTLVGDELKPRHVDLRPFVLCGKEVYVMPGGLTRVALREGSMVVNSSQGGGSKDTWVLRNGETVPPLATKDAGGKI is encoded by the coding sequence ATGAGGCTAGCTTCCTATCAGTCGAAAGGCGTCTTCGACGAAATGTTTGCTCCCAATGGTCAACCCCGGGCCAGTGGCGCTCAATTCGTAGAACGGTTGCAGACGCTGTCGGACGGCAGTTTGCAGCAACGGCAAAAAGCGGCTGAGTTGAGCCTGGAAAACATGGGGATTACGTTCAACGTCTATGGGCATGCCGCCGGGACGGAGAAGGTGTGGCCGTTTGACCTGCTACCGCGAATCATCGATGCGACCGAATGGGCGATGGTGGAAAAAGGTTTGCAGCAGCGAATTCGCGCGTTGAACTTTTTTGTCAACGATGTCTACAACGAACAGAAGATCTTCAAGGATGGCCTCGTCCCGGAAGAACTTGTGCTCTCTTCAAAAACGTTGCGGAAGCAATGTCAGGGGTTTCAACCGCCGCAGGGGGTTTGGTGTCATATCACGGGCGTCGATTTGATTCGTGATAACGACGGACAAATCTACGTGCTGGAGGACAACTTGCGCTGTCCGTCGGGCGTGTCCTATGTGCTCGAAAACCGCGAAATGATGAAGCGGACGTTCGCGCACGTGTTTCAGGGCATGTCGGTCGCTCCGATCGAAGATTATAGCGAGCAATTATTGCAGACGTTGTTAGACTGCGCCCCTGAGGGAATCAGCGAACCGACGGCCGTGGTCCTGACGCCGGGAATTTACAACTCGGCCTATTTTGAGCACACTTTTCTCGCCCAGCAAATGGGTGTGGAACTGGTGCAAGGCTCGGACCTTGTCGTCGAAAACGGCTACGTGCACATGAATACAACGCGGGGACTGCGCCGCGTGGATGTGATTTATCGTCGCATCGACGATGATTTTTTGGATGCTAAGTGTTTTCGCAAAGACTCAACGTTGGGTGTCGATCATTTGATGGACGTGTATCGCGAAGGACGCGTTACGTTGGCCAACGCACCCGGCACTGGGGTGGCGGACGACAAAGCGGTCTATGCTTACGTGCCTGAAATCATCAAATACTACTTGGGCGAAGACGCGATTCTGCCGAATGTTCCCACGTTTTTGTGTTCCGTCGAGAAGCAGCGTAAGCACGTGCTGGCAAACTTAGACAAATTGGTGGTCAAGCCCACGAACGAGTCGGGCGGATATGGGATTCTGATGGGTCCGCAAGCATCGCAGGCGGAGCGTGACAAAACGGCTGAGGCGATTCGCGCAAATCCGCGCGAGTGGATCGCGCAGCCGATGCTCAAACTGTCGACCGTTCCCACCTTGGTCGGCGATGAGTTAAAGCCCCGCCACGTTGATTTGCGGCCCTTCGTCTTATGCGGCAAGGAGGTTTACGTGATGCCCGGCGGATTGACGCGGGTGGCGTTGCGAGAAGGATCAATGGTCGTCAATTCCTCGCAAGGAGGAGGCAGCAAGGATACATGGGTGCTGCGGAACGGTGAAACCGTGCCTCCGCTCGCTACGAAGGATGCCGGAGGGAAGATTTAA